A single genomic interval of Bradyrhizobium sp. CCBAU 53338 harbors:
- a CDS encoding IS110 family transposase: MDTVIGVDLAKNVFQLHGASMAGHLKFRKKLSRLQFRKFMAGHPSAVVVMEACGSAHYWAREMVKLGHEVKLIAPQYVKPFVKRQKNDAADAEAIVIAAQRPEMRFVEPKSEEQQARAVLFRARKRLVHQRTDLVNALRSVLYEFGHIIPQGIEQLKRIDAILEDPNSDLPELVREECRSLIDQIAYKTERIDAKAEQLKKLATRTVTAQRLQTMPGVGPLTALAIEAFAPDMAAFRRGRDFAAWLGLVPRQHSSGGKERLGRVSKEGQADIRQLLIVGAMSRLNWLGRKSIPSGSWLAQMLARKPRMLVAIALANKMARTIWAMLTRKEDYRNPAQAVTA, from the coding sequence ATGGATACGGTGATCGGAGTGGATCTAGCCAAGAATGTGTTTCAGCTCCACGGGGCGTCAATGGCGGGACACTTGAAATTTCGAAAGAAACTGTCGCGGCTTCAGTTTCGGAAGTTCATGGCGGGCCACCCATCGGCAGTGGTGGTGATGGAAGCCTGTGGCAGCGCCCACTATTGGGCACGGGAGATGGTCAAGCTCGGCCATGAAGTGAAACTGATCGCTCCGCAATATGTGAAGCCTTTTGTGAAACGCCAAAAGAACGACGCGGCTGATGCCGAAGCAATCGTGATCGCGGCACAGCGCCCCGAGATGCGCTTCGTCGAGCCGAAATCGGAAGAACAGCAGGCCAGGGCAGTGCTCTTTCGGGCTCGGAAGCGCCTTGTTCATCAGCGCACCGATCTGGTGAATGCGCTGCGTTCTGTTCTCTACGAATTCGGCCATATCATCCCGCAAGGAATCGAACAACTTAAACGCATTGACGCAATCCTCGAAGATCCGAACAGCGATCTACCAGAACTGGTCCGCGAGGAATGTCGGAGTCTCATTGATCAGATCGCCTACAAGACGGAGCGGATCGATGCCAAGGCAGAGCAGCTCAAGAAGTTGGCGACGCGGACGGTCACGGCGCAGCGGCTGCAGACAATGCCGGGGGTCGGCCCGCTGACCGCACTCGCGATCGAGGCTTTCGCGCCCGACATGGCGGCCTTTCGACGTGGCCGAGACTTCGCGGCTTGGCTCGGCTTGGTCCCACGGCAACATTCCTCAGGGGGAAAGGAAAGGCTCGGACGCGTTTCGAAGGAAGGACAGGCGGACATTCGCCAGTTGCTCATCGTTGGGGCGATGTCGCGGCTGAACTGGCTCGGGCGCAAGTCGATCCCTAGCGGATCCTGGCTGGCGCAGATGCTGGCGAGGAAGCCGCGCATGCTTGTGGCGATCGCCTTGGCGAACAAGATGGCTCGGACGATTTGGGCCATGCTCACCCGGAAGGAGGATTATCGGAACCCAGCGCAGGCAGTGACGGCATGA
- the istA gene encoding IS21 family transposase — MKYRQTDSPPVAAAKASFSASTAYRIERDPRFPSQRKAPRGRQRPDPLSEVFETEIVPILKAAPGLRPVAVFEEMLRRHPDLGIGIRRTLERRIRAWRAVHGEEQEVIFRQTHEPGQLGLSDFTDMDELGVTIAGAPLDHRLYHFRLAYCGFEHAHVVLGGESFVALAEGLQNALWSLGGAPREHRTDSLSAAFCNLNRDARDDLTQRYEALCAHYGMRPSRNNRGVAHENGSIEGPHGHLKRAIADALLLRGTIDFDDLATYRGFIDEIVSRRNARNAKRIDSERVVLQELPDRRTSDYEEVIVRVTSSGGFTLRKVFYTVPSRLIGHRLRVRLYDDRLDVFVGGTHLVTLPRGRPHPNGKYDQVVDYRHVIHSLRRKPMALLNLVYRDQLFPRDAYRKTFDRLRERLPDKKASRIMVDLLALAHERGCEAELADQLTADLEAGQLPDLNRLRAYFAPDPANLPNVVVQLVPLATYECLIGAAETGGAA, encoded by the coding sequence ATGAAGTACCGTCAGACCGATAGCCCGCCAGTGGCGGCGGCCAAGGCGTCATTCAGTGCGTCGACCGCCTATCGGATCGAGAGAGATCCCCGATTTCCATCGCAAAGGAAGGCGCCCCGCGGCCGGCAACGACCGGACCCGTTGAGCGAGGTGTTCGAGACCGAGATCGTCCCGATCCTGAAGGCGGCACCTGGCTTACGCCCGGTGGCGGTGTTCGAGGAGATGCTACGGCGTCATCCGGATCTCGGCATCGGTATCCGTCGTACCCTGGAACGTCGGATCCGTGCATGGCGGGCGGTCCACGGCGAGGAGCAGGAGGTGATCTTCCGCCAAACCCACGAGCCTGGCCAACTCGGCCTCTCCGACTTCACAGACATGGACGAGTTGGGTGTTACGATCGCGGGTGCTCCGTTGGATCATCGTCTCTATCACTTCCGTTTGGCCTATTGCGGGTTCGAGCACGCCCACGTCGTGCTTGGCGGCGAGAGCTTCGTCGCCCTGGCGGAAGGCCTGCAGAATGCCCTCTGGTCGCTCGGTGGGGCGCCGCGGGAGCATCGGACCGACAGTCTGTCGGCCGCATTCTGCAATCTCAATCGTGATGCACGGGACGATCTGACGCAGCGATACGAGGCCCTTTGTGCCCATTACGGCATGCGGCCTTCCCGCAACAATCGAGGCGTTGCTCACGAGAATGGTTCGATCGAAGGGCCCCACGGTCATCTCAAGCGAGCAATCGCGGATGCCTTGCTGCTGCGCGGAACTATCGACTTCGACGATCTTGCCACCTATCGCGGCTTCATCGACGAGATCGTCAGCCGCCGCAATGCCCGCAACGCCAAGCGGATCGATAGCGAGCGCGTGGTGTTGCAGGAGCTGCCCGATCGGCGCACCTCCGACTACGAAGAGGTGATCGTCCGCGTGACCTCGTCCGGCGGCTTCACCCTGCGCAAGGTGTTCTACACGGTGCCATCGCGCCTGATCGGTCACCGACTGCGGGTGCGCCTTTACGACGATCGTCTCGACGTGTTCGTCGGGGGCACCCATCTCGTCACCTTGCCGCGTGGGCGGCCGCATCCCAATGGCAAGTACGACCAGGTCGTCGATTATCGGCACGTGATCCATTCCCTGCGGCGCAAGCCGATGGCACTTCTCAATCTGGTCTACCGAGATCAGCTGTTCCCGCGGGATGCCTATCGGAAGACCTTCGATCGCTTGCGCGAACGCTTGCCGGACAAAAAAGCCAGCCGGATCATGGTCGATCTCCTCGCGCTCGCTCATGAACGCGGCTGCGAGGCCGAACTCGCCGATCAGCTCACCGCCGATCTCGAGGCCGGCCAACTGCCCGACCTCAACCGGCTACGTGCTTACTTCGCCCCCGATCCCGCCAACCTGCCGAACGTCGTGGTGCAGCTCGTGCCGCTTGCGACCTACGAATGCCTCATCGGTGCCGCCGAGACCGGAGGTGCCGCATGA
- the istB gene encoding IS21-like element helper ATPase IstB, producing MSVTNTVDAARLNLLLNELRLPAIKVLWAQFAEQSDKEGWPAGRFLATIAEHEIAERGRRRTERHLVEARLPTGKTFDSFDFEAVPMISKAQVMALAAGDSWLGKGANLLLFGPPGGGKSHLAAAIGLALIENGWRVLFTRTTDLVQKLQLARRELNLEAAINRLDRFDLLILDDLAYVTKDQAETSVLFELISARYERRSMLITANQPFGEWNRVFPDPAMTLAAIDRLVHHATIVEMNVESYRRRTALERKRGPGRPPSHATPKTVAD from the coding sequence ATGAGCGTAACGAACACGGTTGATGCCGCGCGCCTCAATCTGCTGCTCAATGAGCTCCGTCTGCCTGCCATCAAGGTGCTGTGGGCGCAATTTGCCGAACAGTCCGACAAGGAAGGCTGGCCGGCCGGCCGCTTCCTCGCGACCATCGCCGAGCACGAGATTGCCGAACGCGGCCGCCGTCGGACCGAACGACACCTTGTCGAAGCACGTTTGCCCACCGGAAAGACCTTCGACAGCTTCGACTTCGAAGCCGTGCCGATGATCTCAAAGGCGCAGGTGATGGCGCTCGCCGCCGGTGACAGCTGGCTGGGCAAGGGCGCCAATTTGCTGTTGTTCGGCCCGCCCGGCGGCGGAAAGAGCCACTTGGCGGCAGCGATCGGCCTGGCCCTCATCGAGAACGGATGGCGCGTCCTCTTCACCCGGACCACCGATCTCGTGCAGAAGCTCCAGCTAGCGCGACGCGAGCTTAACCTCGAGGCGGCCATCAATCGTCTCGATCGCTTCGATCTCCTGATTCTTGATGATCTCGCTTACGTCACCAAGGATCAGGCCGAGACCAGCGTGCTGTTCGAGCTCATCAGTGCACGCTACGAGCGCCGCTCGATGCTGATCACCGCCAATCAGCCATTCGGCGAATGGAACAGGGTCTTCCCGGACCCCGCCATGACCCTGGCCGCTATCGATCGCCTCGTTCATCACGCCACCATCGTCGAGATGAACGTCGAGAGCTATCGCAGACGGACCGCCCTCGAACGAAAACGCGGTCCCGGACGGCCGCCATCGCACGCGACACCCAAAACCGTCGCTGATTGA
- a CDS encoding cold-shock protein, with protein MATGIVKWFNARKGYGFIRPDDGGPDVFVHASAVAKAGRSDLAEGIRICYELRTSAAGRTFAEDLSIP; from the coding sequence ATGGCAACAGGTATCGTGAAATGGTTCAACGCAAGAAAGGGATATGGCTTCATCAGACCGGATGACGGAGGTCCGGACGTATTCGTACACGCCAGCGCGGTCGCAAAAGCCGGAAGAAGCGACTTAGCCGAAGGCATACGAATTTGCTACGAGCTCAGGACCAGTGCGGCAGGCCGAACCTTTGCAGAGGACCTCAGCATCCCCTAG
- the rpoN gene encoding RNA polymerase factor sigma-54 yields MSLGYQQNVRQSQSAVLSPRLAKAIKLLKLSNLDLADFVEEELECNPLLERDIDMLTQEDAGTTTDLFSEASGPDDASDLDSDAFDNSQQDGLSVDPGTRPELDAAPSPELDDLHSEPFDEDIPQNSDQDRLDVGTEASRSRSCQEDYNLEACVPKEITLRDHLTEQLGLALTSPTKRLIGRYLIDLVDDAGYLPQDLGNAAKRLGASQTDVDLVLATLQTFDPPGVFARSLKECFAIQLRERNRYDPAMQALVENLALVPEGVPALRSVCGESDEDIADMIAELRSLDSKPGHKFGSVRLELLIPDVFVRRGHHHNWVVELNSEAFPSISLNQVYYRDFKGKMRNRNDKAYLANKWSDARWLVSSLERRANTILKVASEIVRQQHDFFSYGVEHLRPLNLKAVADAAGVHESTVSRVTNNKYMASNRGRFELKYFFKPSIASAVGETAHSAEAVRHRIKRLIDSEAQASVLSDDAIVELLRSSGIDIARRTVAKYRGKMGIPPSVERRRQKQAALGYVSSTTPLNSPDRTEAA; encoded by the coding sequence ATGAGCCTGGGATATCAGCAGAATGTTCGGCAATCGCAATCAGCCGTACTATCGCCGCGCCTGGCGAAGGCGATAAAGCTGCTGAAATTGTCTAATCTCGATCTGGCTGATTTCGTGGAGGAGGAGCTCGAGTGCAATCCATTGCTGGAGCGCGACATAGACATGCTGACGCAAGAGGATGCCGGAACAACGACCGACCTCTTCAGCGAAGCCAGCGGTCCGGACGACGCTAGTGATCTTGACAGCGACGCGTTCGACAATAGCCAACAAGACGGCTTGAGCGTAGACCCTGGCACTCGCCCCGAGCTCGACGCGGCGCCCAGCCCGGAGCTTGACGATCTTCATTCCGAGCCATTTGATGAGGACATTCCTCAGAATTCGGACCAAGATCGGCTGGACGTCGGCACAGAGGCGTCCCGCAGCCGATCTTGTCAGGAAGACTATAATCTAGAGGCGTGCGTACCGAAAGAGATCACCCTCCGCGATCATTTGACCGAGCAGCTCGGACTCGCGCTGACGTCGCCCACAAAGCGACTCATCGGACGCTATCTAATCGACCTCGTCGATGACGCCGGATACTTGCCGCAAGACCTAGGAAATGCCGCCAAACGGCTGGGGGCCTCGCAAACAGATGTTGATCTCGTTCTGGCAACATTGCAGACGTTTGACCCTCCTGGCGTCTTCGCTCGTTCTTTGAAAGAATGTTTCGCGATCCAGCTGCGCGAGCGCAACCGCTATGACCCAGCGATGCAGGCACTGGTTGAGAACCTCGCTCTTGTACCTGAGGGGGTTCCTGCCCTGCGCAGCGTTTGCGGAGAGAGCGATGAGGACATCGCCGATATGATTGCGGAACTTCGGTCACTCGACTCGAAGCCGGGACATAAGTTTGGTTCGGTGCGCCTGGAACTTTTGATCCCAGATGTCTTTGTTCGCCGGGGTCATCACCACAATTGGGTAGTCGAGCTGAACAGTGAAGCGTTTCCCAGCATTTCGCTGAATCAGGTTTATTATCGCGATTTCAAGGGCAAAATGCGCAACCGTAATGACAAGGCCTACCTGGCCAATAAGTGGTCTGATGCACGCTGGCTGGTAAGTTCACTTGAGAGACGTGCGAACACAATCTTGAAAGTTGCGAGCGAAATTGTGCGTCAGCAACATGACTTTTTCTCCTACGGCGTAGAGCATCTACGACCCCTCAATCTGAAAGCAGTGGCCGACGCCGCGGGGGTGCATGAGTCCACCGTTTCACGCGTAACGAACAACAAGTACATGGCCTCCAATCGTGGACGGTTCGAGCTCAAATACTTCTTCAAACCATCCATTGCTTCAGCCGTCGGCGAGACGGCTCACTCGGCAGAGGCTGTTCGCCACCGCATTAAGAGGCTCATCGACTCCGAGGCCCAAGCATCAGTGCTCTCAGATGACGCAATCGTCGAGCTATTGCGTTCCTCTGGGATCGATATAGCGCGCCGGACGGTCGCAAAATACCGTGGCAAAATGGGCATCCCTCCGTCCGTGGAGCGACGGCGCCAGAAGCAAGCTGCTCTCGGCTATGTTTCCTCAACGACTCCGCTCAATTCCCCAGACCGTACGGAGGCGGCTTGA